In the Lepidochelys kempii isolate rLepKem1 chromosome 3, rLepKem1.hap2, whole genome shotgun sequence genome, one interval contains:
- the LOC140908297 gene encoding uncharacterized protein — MQSSSAQVTMMESQNRKRAPAWTEREVWDLIAVWGEESVLSELRSSFRNAKTFVKISQGMKDRGHNRDPKQCRVKLKELRQAYQKTREANSRSGSEPQTCRFYDELHAILGGSATTSPAVLFDSFNGDGGNTEAGFGDEEDDDEEEVVDSSQQASGETGFPDSQELFLTLDLEPVPPEPTQGCLLDPAGGEGTSAACVSMITGSSPSQRLVKLRKKKKRTRDEMFSELMLSSHTDRAQTNAWRQIMSECRKAQNDREERWRAEESKWRAEDRAEAQMWRQRDERR; from the exons atgcagagctcatcagcacaggtgaccatgatggagtcccagaatcgcaaaagagctccagcatggaccgaacgggaggtatgggatctgatcgctgtatggggagaggaatccgtgctatcagaactccgttccagttttcgaaatgccaaaacctttgtgaaaatctcccagggcatgaaggacagaggccataacagggacccgaagcagtgccgcgtgaaactgaaggagctgaggcaagcctaccagaaaaccagagaggcgaacagccgctctgggtcagagccccaaacatgccgcttctatgatgagctgcatgccattttagggggttcagccaccactagcccagccgtgttgtttgactccttcaatggagatggaggcaatacggaagcaggttttggggacgaagaagatgatgatgaggaggaggttgtagatagctcacagcaagcaagcggagaaaccggttttcccgacagccaggaactgtttctcaccctagacctggagccagtaccccccgaacccacccaaggctgcctcctggacccagcaggcggagaagggacctctg ctgcatgtgtttcaatgatcacaggatcttctccttcccagaggctagtgaagcttagaaagaaaaaaaaacgcactcgcgatgaaatgttctccgagctcatgctgtcctcccacactgacagagcacagacgaatgcgtggaggcaaataatgtcagagtgcaggaaagcacaaaatgaccgggaggagaggtggagggctgaagagagtaagtggcgggctgaagacagggctgaagctcaaatgtggcggcagcgtgatgagaggaggtag